TAATGTCGTGTTAATTGTTCGCGATAAAGTTTGATTCAATGACTTATTCACGAGTCTTTCGATTCCTTCGCGCGACAAACTGCCCCAGTTCTCGCGGACTCTGTCGAGAATAATAATTGTATTGTTCAACGAGTAGCCCACTATTGTTAAAATCGCCGCAATAAATGACGAAGAAATTTCCATTTGCGTAATACTGAAGAATCCCAGCGCAACAATTACATCATGCACAAGAGGGACAACGCTCACGACTGCAAATCTAAACTGGAATCTCAGAGTAATATAAATCAATATCGCAATTAACGCAATGGACACGCCGATAACAGCCTGCCGCCTTAATTCACCGCCGACAACAGGACCGACCTTCTCAAAACCTGTAATCTTGACATCTTTAAAATTTGTCTGCAATGCCTTGATGACTGCTTCACGACTCTGTTCGGTGTCTTCATTTGTGCGTATGATTATGCCCTTCTCGCCGAAATGTTGAATCATTGCGCCTTTTGCTGCGACACTTGATATTACAGTTCTGACCTGTGCAATATCCGGAAGTGACTCAAATTCTGTCTGGATAACATTTCCGCCAGTAAAGTCTATACCCAAATTAAGGCCTCTCGTCAAAAGCAAAATTATACTGGCAAGGACTAATACAAGGCTGATGGTCAGAGCAAGTCTTCTGTGCTTCATGAAGTCAATATTTAGATTTAAGCTGCTCATTTTCTCTTGATTATCTCCTTTCCGCTTTTAACGAATAATTGCAAAATTGCGCGTGTTACAACGATATTTGCGAAGACGCTTGCTACAAGTCCTAC
This portion of the Synergistaceae bacterium genome encodes:
- the secF gene encoding protein translocase subunit SecF gives rise to the protein MSSLNLNIDFMKHRRLALTISLVLVLASIILLLTRGLNLGIDFTGGNVIQTEFESLPDIAQVRTVISSVAAKGAMIQHFGEKGIIIRTNEDTEQSREAVIKALQTNFKDVKITGFEKVGPVVGGELRRQAVIGVSIALIAILIYITLRFQFRFAVVSVVPLVHDVIVALGFFSITQMEISSSFIAAILTIVGYSLNNTIIILDRVRENWGSLSREGIERLVNKSLNQTLSRTINTTLTTLFPVIALCVWGGPVLMAFSYAMLIGIIAGTWSSIFVATGLLVEWNKK